In Etheostoma cragini isolate CJK2018 chromosome 19, CSU_Ecrag_1.0, whole genome shotgun sequence, the genomic window AAGCTTGCTCTTTTTCCTCTCAGACAAAATAAGAAAGACGGACTTTGaccaagagacagacagaaagaaacaaaagactgCACATACAGAGACATTATTCTACACTGAATCACACACGTACTGTTGCTGAGTTTGtcacaaaaatctttgaattttGTGGATTTATTGGTAGTTATTAGCAGTTTTAGTTTAGCTAAGAACAAACAtgacttgttcttttttttttttattatcttttgggcattttaggtctttattttgacaggacagctgaaaacatgaaaggtCTCAGACGCATGAAAGCTGCGTCGAGGGGTAagcctctatatatgggcgcctgctctaccaaccgAGCGATCTGGGCGCTCAGACATGACTTTTGATAGAATCTCAGCGGCGTAGcacaatttaacaacaaaacctATGAAAATTAAACCTAGGTTGTTTAAACACCATTTAGAAACAGTATAGGGCACATTATATGACAAATGCTCATCAACATAACTCATGTTGCTGCATCTTACAgtggttgtatttatttttcaaattaccAATTTCTAACTAGCTGGAAGGCTACGTGTTGTCTTTCCTGACAAGATATCTTCTGGCTGAGCATCTTTTAAACCATAACACACAGTTTATATAAGTTAATGCCGGGTTCACCTGGTTTCTTTCTGGCTGCAGTTCTTCATTTACAGCTCAATGGGTAAAAGATAAAAGTCTCATTAGTTAATTATTACTGACCATAAACTTTGCAATGGATTTATTCATCATGTGTATTAAATTATGTGTTATATCAGCTGTACCTGTCTGAGGTATACTGATTTTAACAGTCAGAACAATGGTGACAATAAAGAGGAAAACTGTCAGAACAGTCAGAGCACAGTCTGGCAGTTATCAGTGTCCTTTCTGCCTCTCCCTCCATCACACATTAAGCTCGCTCTTTTTCCTCtcagacaaaagaagaaagacgGACTTTGACCCAGAGAGCGACAGAACGAAACAAAAGACTGCACATACAGAGACATTGttctagatttattttttgggcagtaacacacacaaactatccacagataaaaacacataGGCAGATTGTCATAATGAAGCATCGGTCACTCGGAGCTGCAGTTCCAGATGTTTCCTGACTCTAGCATACAGCATACACAACATGTGgctccagctctctctctgaTGCCGGCCTGCGGCTTCTTTTGGGTTTTGCCTGGAAATTTAGAGCTGCGTAGTTCAGTTCATCTGAGCCCAAATCCTGTAAATCAGAGTATTCAGAGTCACACACTGAATCACACACGTACTGTTGCTGAGTTTGCCAAAAATCCGTAAAATGTCTGGGTAGTTTCACAAAGGAATTGTTTAAACTAAAACGAATGTTAACCACAGCTTAGCTGAGAACAAACATGCTTTGGAATATAAtcaatttaaatcaaaactaaaacaaactcaGTTTAATGAATAAGCAAACGTTGTTACTACTACATTAGGACATCATGTAGGCCACATTGTATGACAACCTAAAATTGCCACACTACAGTGGTTCTTGGCTACATGTTCTCTTTCCTGACAAGATATCTTCTGGCTGAGCATCTTTTAAACCATAACACACAGTTTATATATGTTAATGCCTGGTTTACCTGGTTTCTTTCTGGCTGCTGTTCTTCAATCACAGCTCaatggggaaaagaaaaaagtatcaTTAGTTAATTATTACTGACCATAAACTTTGCATTGGATTTATTCATCATGTGTATTAAATGATATATTTTATCAGCTGTACCTGTCTGAGGTCTACTGATTTTAACAGTCAGAACAATGGTGACTATAAAGAGGAAAACTGTCAGAACAGTCAGAGCACCCAGGATCACACTCATGAGGTTTGTCATTCCATCAGACTCCTCTAGGTTAATGGTAGagtctgtttttaaaagagacGGTTAAGATTGAAATGACTAGCTCTGTGGTTACTTGCacagtgaaaaagaagaagcttaCGCTCAGTATGTACCATCAGATCAACTGTTATCTTTAAAATATACACAGTAGcctatgaatgaaataattCGACATGGATTGATTTCTTGTTCGTCTTTATGCTGTTTTCATAGTCTGTGACAAAACGTGTGAGATACATTAATATGATGAGAAAAGGAGATCTACAATCTTACCTTGAACTTTTAGATGTGTTGCATTGACAATGACTGTATGTTTATCTATGAAGATTCCACAGAAATACAATCCAGAGTCAGATAACTCCACCATCTTGATTTTAAGAAAGACAGTAGAGATGTTGGAGCTCATCTCAAATCTGTTTTGAAATCCATCACAGTAGGAAGCATTGCTATCATGTGGGTAAAGAGTGGAGATGCAGCTGGGCTTCTTTATGTTGATCACCCTGAACCATTCTGATGTCGTTGGAGTGCTGGAAATGTTGGAGCACATCAGAGTGACGTCTCCACCAGACTGGACGTCCACAGTGTGAGACTCAGAAGCTGAGACAGAGATCCAGTCTGAGACAAACagcagagacagatagagagttTTTCTTGAGCGGATAATGAAGCACCTACTGTATTAATGCAACAACAATAATTCAGTTccatttttgaaaattgatATTCTGGTGGGTTATTTGTTAGATGATGTGGTGCTGAGAACAACCGAGTATTGATACTTACTGAGGCTGCAGAGAAGTAGAGATGTTATCAAGGTGAAGGTCCTCATTGTGTGTTTAAACGTTTCACTTCAAAGAGGTTGTTCCGCTGAGCtctttcaaaggactttaaagAGGCGGGGTGTCTTTAGATTATCTTGTTGCTCAGACCAACCTGTCAATGGAATGCCTTTGAACCTATTTAAATTCCAgaacgttttgtttttgtgcacatCTTGTGATAACTCATACACTAGCATGGACCAGGCAACATCATTGttttagttaaagatttaatgaacattatgaatgtgaaGATGTGTTCATAGCTGTGGATTGCTGGTTTGGGAGGATGTATGATAACCGGCGGGGGAGACTCAGAGTGGGGGTTCCGTCTCGGATAGTTTACAGACCCTCAGACGGTACCTAGATGAGACATGGGAGGTGTGCAACGGGATGAACAGGAAGGGGTGAtggggaagatggatggatggatgaatgggagggaaagggagggtgggggcgagcaatcagagacacacaAGGCTGGCTGTGCAGCACGATGTAGGTTTGTCAGGGGATTAGAGTTGTGGTTAAGGCGTGGCACTGCTCCCGAATCTAAGTTAACAAATATCAAATTGTTAAAGGGTTCGTTCACTCTTCATCTTTGTGTCAAAGGATCAAAGCCCAACTTTATGGAGTTTTCCTGTTGATGCTCAAATCTGTCCAGGGGACATTCCATTAATGATATACATACCATAacaagcattgttttttttcacacagataGTCATGGTCCCCAGAAGATGAAGACTTGTGACTGTAGAGATCATCTAAACTCTTCTCTAGCACCACTGTAAGGTTGACTTTGCTGGTTTTAAGTGAGTATCAACTGTCGGATGTTGCTATGAAACGTGATGACCCTAACATGGATACTGCGAccatgttagcttgctaacgtACTTATAGCTCAAAGCATCTACATACAGCCTCACAGAGTCACTAACATGGCTGTGGACTCTTTATAGTGCACAATAGTACTTTACGAGGCAGATTTATCATTGTGGGTAAGCcttagccaggttagccattgtcAGGATTACACTGTTGATGCACGGAGCAGCCGTGTTGGATTTTGATCTTGGGGTTCAAGTCACCCCCGTCGGTCACTATAGCAGTGATGACGCAgtgatgaccccccccccccagtgatTAGAGACAATTCTCTCCGATCAATCAGTAGtgtgcaggttttcacgtcccCTTTTAgtattgcctcagctcgcttggaacctcgacggAGGTGACactaaaaaagtacctgttgggacgtaccagggacttttttttcgcaatggaaaaccaaaaaacgCGAGTAGAGTCGAGTAGAGCAGATACCATGTAATGGAACCTCGTCATATTAGTCTAGTTAAACGTCCCCATTCGGTTTTATGCTGCTGTTTAGCTCTTGATCATGACAATACCTATTCCAGTTTACGTTTCTACACTCTAGTGGAACTATTTCGGTGAACAGCTCTCCACATCCGGGAACCTGATAACTCAGAGTGCAGACTATGGCTGAGTAGTTGCATCAGGCCAATCTGTTCAGTTTTGAATGCAAATGTTGACGTAATGTATGAAGGTAAACTAGCTAAGTGAGTTCATGTAAAGTAAGGATGCGTGGGGTAATTTAACTGTGTCAGAGATTGCTAAACATGTTTTAAGGGAGTATTGTCTGTGTTCTGTGAGAAAAGCAGGTGTACAGCTAgtttcattttgtcattaacCACTAAGCTAGTATCTCGGCTTCCTTTCATAATATCCCCAGAGAATTGACCACAGACACGACATGATCTACAGCTCAGTTGTTCTCAGACCACACTGTTCTGTCTCTTCCTGTTCATCACTCACTTTTTCCTCCACAGACCATCACACCATTTCACTCGGTCAATGAATAACTCTGGCAGCCATTGCTTCTGCCTCTTCCTCCATCACCAGAcagtaaatacagaaacattatTCACAATAATTATTTTGGCAATCAACTCCTCACACTCATTATCtacgcacaaaaacacatcagcagATTCATTTAATTAAGCATCAGTGTCATTCTGAGCTGCAGTTCCAGATGTTTCCTGAGTCTATCTGGTGGCAGCATCTACCACTAgggctttttatcatttttgtcaaagtttCGTGAAAATTGGTGCTACATTTGGATGGAATGTTTTGCCCACTAAGGCGATGGCAATGCCAGTCAGTCAAAGGTCCACCCCTAGGGTCTAGACTACAACATATCATGAAATATGGAGGGTTGTGACATTTTGAGACCACAGCATATCATGAAATATGGAGGGTTGTGACATTTTGTAGAGATATTCATGATCCTCAGAGGAGGAAGCATAATGACCTTATAgcggttttccactgctggtaacagctcgacttTGCCTTGTCTCTACTTGACTCGACGCATTGTgtgtccgttttccattgcagataaGTACCACCTCATGCTGAAAAAACTATTTACCATTAAACACGGTGGTCCTTGTTTAGGACACCCCACCCCTCCAAGTGATTAGAGATGATTCACTCCGACCAAttagtagtctgcaggttttcacgttaccttttggtatcgcctcagctcgcttggaaccttaACTGAaatagtactaaaaaaagtacctattagcaggtaccagggactttttttgtaatggaaaaccaaaaaaggtaAGGCAAGTCGAGTAGAtacatgcagtggaaaaacgccattagagaTCCCCCGACTCTTCCTCTAGCACCACTGTGAAGTTGACATACGTGGTTTTACGTGAGATCTCAGCAACTGTTGGATGAATTGCTATGAAATGTGACGTCCCCTAACACTGATACTGTGaccatgttagcatgctaacaatgcTCACAGTAACTTAAAGGTAACCTgtcacacatatttcattactttgtggtaatgtcaaATTCTTTACCATTGACTATACAACATCTTTTGGGAAataaatgccttggttaccttgtttccaGCCATTCTATTGTGGTATAGAAAGTCCCCGGGAAGACTCAACTCCAACAGACaattctcattaatattcaacgagataagctgcttgactctgattgacTCTGATGCTGACAGatgctagccaatgagagcctggctatcagtatcctttacccagaCAAGCTCATGAATTGTAATGAGCTCAGGctacatgacatcagactgtgcagcttttgtaattggcctgatttcccTGCTTATTTAAATGGCTAGAGCTGACCGAGGAAGAAGCACTTCATTTACatattcacaacataacacaaacgcACATGGACcttaacatatttcaaaaaatgcaagtaaaaatggttttatttggcagggcacctttaaagcaTCTCATGGTC contains:
- the LOC117935234 gene encoding uncharacterized protein LOC117935234, with translation MRTFTLITSLLLCSLNWISVSASESHTVDVQSGGDVTLMCSNISSTPTTSEWFRVINIKKPSCISTLYPHDSNASYCDGFQNRFEMSSNISTVFLKIKMVELSDSGLYFCGIFIDKHTVIVNATHLKVQDSTINLEESDGMTNLMSVILGALTVLTVFLFIVTIVLTVKISRPQTAVIEEQQPERNQDLGSDELNYAALNFQAKPKRSRRPASERELEPHVVYAVC